Proteins encoded by one window of Kribbella italica:
- a CDS encoding deoxyguanosinetriphosphate triphosphohydrolase produces the protein MRKQSEGYDEHDAERWVPEPVKRPGRTAFARDRARVLHSAGLRRLAAKTQVATAGSDDFVRNRLTHSLEVAQIGRELAGTLGCDPDIVDAACLSHDLGHPPFGHNGERALDQIAAGIGGFEGNAQTLRLLTRLESKTFTADGRSAGLNLSRATLDAATKYPWPRREGLRKFGVYDDDLAVFEWLRQGLGDERCLEAQVMDFADDVAYSVHDVEDGIVAHSIDLDRVGAERAPYWQTVREAYLPDGEDAQLDEAWERLTALPYWPTGPFDDSRRALGGLKDLTSQLIGRFCTAAEQSTHARFGRRSRLVRYDADLVVPDGTGAEIALLKGIGMFHVLNSPERQRRRAVQRELLTELVEALAKTAPDNLDLPFAADYRAASDDAARLRVLVDQVASLTDPSAQAWHAALTE, from the coding sequence TGGGTGCCCGAGCCGGTCAAACGACCGGGGCGGACGGCCTTCGCGCGCGATCGCGCCCGCGTGCTGCACAGTGCCGGCCTGCGCCGCCTGGCCGCGAAGACCCAGGTGGCGACGGCCGGCAGTGACGACTTCGTCCGCAACCGGCTGACGCACAGCCTCGAGGTCGCCCAGATCGGCCGCGAGCTGGCCGGCACGCTCGGCTGCGATCCCGACATCGTCGACGCCGCCTGTCTGTCCCACGACCTCGGCCACCCGCCGTTCGGGCACAACGGCGAGCGGGCGCTGGACCAGATCGCGGCCGGCATCGGCGGGTTCGAGGGCAACGCGCAGACCCTGCGCCTGCTCACCCGGCTGGAGTCCAAGACGTTCACCGCCGACGGCCGCAGCGCGGGGCTCAACCTGAGCCGCGCGACCCTCGACGCCGCGACCAAGTACCCCTGGCCGCGGCGCGAGGGCCTGCGCAAGTTCGGGGTGTACGACGACGACCTGGCGGTGTTCGAGTGGCTCCGGCAGGGGCTCGGCGACGAGCGCTGCCTGGAGGCCCAGGTGATGGACTTCGCCGACGACGTCGCGTACTCGGTGCACGACGTCGAGGACGGGATCGTTGCCCACAGCATCGACCTCGACCGGGTCGGGGCCGAGCGCGCGCCGTACTGGCAGACCGTCCGCGAGGCCTACCTGCCCGACGGCGAGGACGCCCAGCTCGACGAGGCGTGGGAGCGGCTGACCGCGCTGCCGTACTGGCCAACCGGTCCCTTCGACGACAGCCGCCGCGCGCTCGGTGGGCTCAAGGACCTGACCAGTCAGCTGATCGGGCGGTTCTGCACGGCCGCCGAGCAGTCCACCCATGCCCGCTTCGGGCGACGCTCGCGCCTGGTTCGGTACGACGCCGACCTGGTCGTCCCCGACGGCACCGGCGCCGAGATCGCGCTGCTCAAGGGCATCGGGATGTTCCACGTGCTCAACTCGCCCGAACGCCAGCGCCGCCGCGCCGTCCAGCGCGAGCTGCTCACCGAGCTCGTCGAGGCGCTGGCCAAGACCGCGCCCGACAACCTCGACCTTCCGTTCGCGGCGGACTACCGCGCCGCCTCCGACGATGCCGCGCGCCTTCGCGTGCTGGTCGATCAGGTGGCGTCGCTGACCGATCCATCGGCCCAGGCTTGGCACGCGGCGCTGACCGAGTGA
- a CDS encoding NAD(P)/FAD-dependent oxidoreductase has protein sequence MTDVQRIVIVGASLAGATAAETLRAEGFSGEVVLIGTESELPYERPPLSKDVLLGKKEPGSAQLHDQQWYDDQSIELRLGTTVTALDPAAKTVTTADGASTSYDELLIATGSRVRRLDVPGGDLPGIHYLRTAAESQALTDAYAAKPRVVVVGAGWIGLESAAAARERGCEVTVIEPQSTALASVLGEQVGELFATLHRQHGVTLLFDTGVEGFEGTDKVTGVRTSAGDVVPADLVVVGVGVQPNTELAVEAGLEVAPADHGSGIVTGPDLRTSADGVFAAGDVVRWDHPLLGHSVRVEHWSNAKDSGAAAAKAMLGQDVVHDAIPFFFTDQYDLGMEYAGDVPRGTSYEVVLRGDPASGAYLAFWLDDDRHVLAGLHVNTWDAIDGIQDLIRSGRAVDPAKLADASVELGEV, from the coding sequence ATGACCGATGTACAGCGGATCGTAATCGTCGGCGCGAGCCTGGCCGGAGCAACCGCGGCGGAGACTCTCCGGGCCGAAGGCTTCAGCGGAGAGGTCGTGCTGATCGGCACGGAGAGCGAGCTGCCGTACGAGCGGCCGCCGTTGTCGAAGGACGTGCTGCTTGGCAAGAAGGAGCCCGGCTCGGCGCAACTGCACGACCAGCAGTGGTACGACGACCAGTCGATCGAGCTGCGGCTCGGCACCACCGTGACCGCGCTCGACCCGGCGGCCAAGACCGTCACGACCGCCGACGGCGCGAGTACGTCGTACGACGAACTGCTGATCGCGACCGGCTCGCGGGTTCGCCGGCTCGACGTACCGGGCGGTGACCTGCCGGGCATCCACTACCTGCGCACCGCGGCCGAGTCCCAGGCGCTCACCGACGCGTACGCCGCGAAGCCGCGCGTGGTCGTCGTCGGTGCCGGCTGGATCGGGCTGGAATCGGCCGCGGCCGCGCGCGAACGTGGCTGCGAGGTGACGGTGATCGAGCCGCAGTCCACCGCGCTCGCCTCGGTGCTGGGGGAGCAGGTCGGCGAGCTGTTCGCCACCCTGCACCGGCAGCACGGGGTCACGCTGCTGTTCGACACCGGCGTCGAGGGTTTCGAGGGCACCGACAAGGTGACCGGCGTCCGTACGTCGGCGGGCGACGTCGTTCCGGCCGACCTTGTGGTGGTCGGCGTCGGCGTCCAGCCGAACACCGAGCTCGCCGTCGAGGCCGGTCTGGAGGTCGCCCCCGCCGATCACGGCTCCGGCATCGTCACCGGGCCGGATCTGCGGACGTCGGCCGACGGCGTCTTCGCCGCCGGCGACGTGGTCCGCTGGGACCACCCGCTGCTCGGGCACTCGGTGCGCGTCGAGCACTGGTCGAACGCGAAGGACAGCGGCGCCGCGGCCGCGAAGGCGATGCTCGGCCAGGACGTCGTGCACGACGCGATCCCGTTCTTCTTCACCGACCAGTACGACCTCGGGATGGAGTACGCCGGCGACGTGCCGCGCGGTACGTCGTACGAGGTGGTGCTCCGCGGCGACCCGGCCTCCGGCGCGTATCTCGCGTTCTGGCTCGACGACGACCGGCACGTGCTGGCCGGGCTGCACGTCAACACGTGGGACGCGATCGACGGCATCCAGGACCTGATCCGCTCAGGTCGTGCGGTCGACCCGGCCAAGCTCGCCGACGCGTCGGTCGAGCTCGGCGAGGTCTGA
- the dnaG gene encoding DNA primase, which produces MAGRIKEEDIALVRERARIDDVVGSYVTLKNAGGGSLKGLCPFHDEKSPSFNVTPARGFFYCFGCQEGGDVIDFIQKIDQITFHEAVETLAAKVGIQLRYDESGAPIPKSQSNQRPRLVEAHKVAGEFYSELLFGAPEATLGRQFLDKRGFDRDAAAHFGVGFSPRGGEQLVAHLRGRGFSNAEMVASGLCAEGQRGLYDRFRGRLMWPIRDAGSDTIGFGARRLFDDDRIEAKYLNTPETVIYKKSKVLYGVDLARREIAKGKQAVVVEGYTDVMACHLSGVQTAVATCGTSFGDDHARVLRQLLLDHDQFRGEVIFTFDGDSAGQRAAVKAFEGDQAFAAQTYVAVEPDGLDPCDLRLQKGDAAVRELIGRRVPLYRFVLTDRLAKYDLDRADTRIDALRDAAHLVVSIRDRSKVDAFTRELAGLLGMEVDQVRTEVHRAASRPAPAARQGATDRTPVVVQTEAPPPPRQNLPSPREPRFLMEWDVLKLAMQYPALVGVAFDELDDHDFTHPWLAAVRAAMSKVGGPSQAAPGEAWVVAVRDAMGNDPAAAVVSALAVEGLRLGRDPDERSARAHLARLQELTCLRRIADLKSKLQRTNPIDKPDDYNRMFGELIALEQYRTELREQAISGAL; this is translated from the coding sequence GTGGCAGGCAGGATCAAGGAAGAGGACATCGCGCTGGTGCGCGAGCGGGCGCGGATCGACGACGTGGTCGGCTCGTACGTGACCTTGAAGAACGCCGGCGGTGGTTCGCTGAAGGGGCTGTGCCCGTTCCACGACGAGAAGTCGCCGTCGTTCAACGTGACCCCGGCGCGCGGGTTCTTCTACTGCTTCGGCTGCCAAGAGGGCGGCGACGTGATCGACTTCATCCAGAAGATCGACCAGATCACCTTCCACGAAGCCGTCGAGACGCTGGCCGCGAAGGTCGGCATCCAGCTGCGGTACGACGAGTCCGGCGCGCCGATCCCGAAGTCGCAGAGCAACCAGCGGCCGCGCCTGGTCGAGGCGCACAAGGTCGCCGGCGAGTTCTACTCCGAGCTGCTCTTCGGGGCGCCCGAGGCGACGCTCGGCCGGCAGTTCCTGGACAAGCGCGGATTCGACCGCGACGCCGCGGCGCACTTCGGGGTCGGGTTCTCGCCGCGAGGTGGCGAACAGCTGGTCGCGCATCTGCGGGGGCGTGGTTTCTCCAACGCCGAGATGGTCGCGTCGGGGTTGTGCGCGGAGGGGCAGCGCGGGCTGTACGACCGGTTCCGCGGCCGCTTGATGTGGCCGATCCGGGACGCGGGCTCGGACACCATCGGCTTCGGCGCGCGCCGGCTGTTCGACGACGACAGGATCGAGGCCAAGTACCTGAACACGCCGGAGACGGTGATCTACAAGAAGTCGAAGGTCCTGTACGGCGTGGACCTCGCGCGGCGCGAGATCGCCAAGGGCAAACAGGCGGTCGTCGTCGAGGGGTACACCGACGTGATGGCCTGCCACTTGTCCGGCGTACAGACTGCTGTGGCGACCTGCGGTACGTCGTTCGGCGACGATCACGCCCGGGTGTTGCGGCAGCTGCTGCTGGACCACGACCAGTTCCGCGGCGAAGTGATCTTCACCTTCGACGGGGACTCGGCGGGGCAGCGGGCCGCGGTGAAGGCCTTCGAGGGCGACCAGGCTTTCGCGGCGCAGACGTACGTCGCGGTCGAGCCGGACGGGCTGGACCCGTGCGACCTGCGGCTGCAGAAGGGCGACGCCGCGGTCCGGGAGCTGATCGGACGCCGGGTGCCGCTGTACCGCTTCGTGCTGACGGACCGGCTGGCGAAGTACGACCTCGACCGGGCCGACACCCGGATCGACGCGCTGCGCGACGCGGCGCACCTGGTGGTGAGCATCCGGGACCGGTCGAAGGTCGACGCGTTCACGCGTGAGCTGGCCGGGCTGCTGGGGATGGAGGTCGACCAGGTCCGCACCGAGGTCCACCGCGCCGCCTCCCGCCCCGCACCCGCTGCCCGGCAAGGTGCCACGGACCGCACGCCGGTCGTCGTACAGACCGAGGCCCCGCCACCCCCACGCCAGAATCTGCCATCCCCCCGCGAGCCCCGCTTCCTGATGGAGTGGGACGTCCTCAAGCTCGCGATGCAGTACCCGGCCCTGGTCGGCGTCGCCTTCGACGAACTCGACGACCACGACTTCACCCACCCCTGGCTGGCCGCCGTCCGCGCCGCCATGTCCAAGGTCGGCGGCCCCTCCCAGGCAGCCCCCGGCGAGGCCTGGGTCGTAGCCGTCCGCGATGCCATGGGCAACGACCCCGCCGCCGCCGTCGTCTCCGCCCTGGCCGTCGAGGGCCTCCGCCTCGGCCGAGACCCCGACGAACGCTCCGCAAGAGCCCACCTGGCCCGCCTCCAGGAACTCACCTGCCTACGCCGCATCGCCGACCTCAAGTCCAAACTCCAACGCACCAACCCCATCGACAAGCCCGACGACTACAACCGCATGTTCGGCGAACTCATCGCCCTGGAGCAATACAGAACCGAACTCCGAGAACAAGCCATCTCCGGGGCGCTGTAG